One stretch of Oncorhynchus gorbuscha isolate QuinsamMale2020 ecotype Even-year linkage group LG21, OgorEven_v1.0, whole genome shotgun sequence DNA includes these proteins:
- the LOC124008210 gene encoding ras-related protein Rab-9A-like → MTAKSSLLKVILLGDGGVGKSSLMNRYVTNKFDTHLFHTIGVEFLNKELEVDGRTVTLQIWDTAGQERFRSLRTPFYRGSDCCLLTFSVDDNQSFHNLNNWKKEFAYYADVKEPEKFPFVILGNKLDVPERQVSGEDARQWCRDNGGHPYFETSAKDSTNVAAAFEEAVRRVLAQEERGEHLIPTDTVDLHRKPRSGASCC, encoded by the coding sequence ATGACAGCCAAGTCGTCCCTGCTCAAGGTGATCCTCCTGGGGGACGGCGGCGTGGGCAAGTCCTCCCTCATGAACCGCTACGTCACCAACAAGTTTGACACGCATCTCTTCCACACCATTGGCGTGGAGTTCCTAAACAAGGAGCTGGAGGTGGACGGGCGCACCGTGACGCTCCAAATCTGGGACACGGCGGGCCAAGAGCGCTTCCGCTCGCTCCGGACACCTTTCTACCGTGGCTCCGACTGTTGTCTCCTGACCTTCAGCGTGGATGACAACCAGAGCTTCCACAATCTCAACAACTGGAAGAAGGAGTTTGCCTACTACGCTGATGTCAAGGAACCTGAGAAGTTCCCATTCGTGATCCTGGGTAATAAGTTGGATGTGCCAGAGAGGCAGGTTTCGGGCGAGGACGCCCGCCAGTGGTGCCGCGACAACGGTGGCCACCCGTACTTTGAGACGAGCGCCAAGGACTCGACCAACGTGGCGGCCGCGTTTGAGGAGGCGGTGAGGAGAGTGCTGGCGCAGGAGGAACGGGGGGAGCACCTCATCCCGACGGACACAGTGGACCTGCACAGGAAGCCGCGCTCTGGCGCCTCCTGCTGCTGA